Proteins encoded together in one Lachnospiraceae bacterium JLR.KK008 window:
- a CDS encoding sodium:alanine symporter family protein, producing MTEFLRRTDAVVWGPGMLGFMLGTGLYLLIRLRFLPIRNLGYALRCVIGREKGSGQSGEISPLASLTTELAATIGTGNIVGVATAMVLGGPGALLWMIAAAVAGLSTKFAESMLSVKYRVRNGSGSLVGGPMYTLQRAIPCRWLGSLLGGLFAVFAVFASFGMGNMTQSNSIASSLNETFGISKAKIGLILTIVVILTVLGGIRSISKFALYLVPCMAIFYIAGSGAVIISHWEQLPGGLMEIIRSAFSTEAAVGGAGGTAVITMQSAIRWGVSRGVFSNEAGLGAGGITAAAAHTDSPVRQGYISMTGVFFDTIVICTLTGLAIVCSGVLGMTDDKGVMLTGTALTIAAFSTVFGRMGGCFVSVGITLFAFATIIAWEYQGERAFEYLVRKRKYCLCYRFIYALITFAGAVCTLEAVWDFSDIMNALMAVPNLTGVLLLAGVVCADMRSYEDKIRKNQQN from the coding sequence ATGACAGAATTTTTAAGGCGGACAGACGCAGTCGTATGGGGACCGGGAATGCTTGGTTTTATGCTGGGCACCGGTCTGTATCTTCTCATACGTCTGCGTTTTTTGCCGATCCGCAATCTGGGATATGCGCTGCGATGTGTGATTGGCCGGGAGAAGGGGAGCGGGCAGTCCGGAGAAATTTCTCCTCTGGCTTCCCTGACAACGGAACTGGCCGCAACGATCGGAACGGGGAATATCGTTGGGGTGGCAACAGCCATGGTACTGGGCGGTCCGGGTGCACTGCTGTGGATGATCGCAGCAGCCGTCGCCGGATTATCCACAAAATTTGCGGAGAGTATGCTGTCGGTAAAGTACCGGGTGAGAAACGGAAGCGGCAGTCTGGTCGGCGGTCCTATGTATACACTGCAAAGAGCAATCCCCTGTAGATGGCTCGGAAGCCTGCTGGGCGGCTTGTTTGCAGTCTTTGCGGTGTTTGCCTCCTTTGGTATGGGTAATATGACGCAGTCAAATTCTATCGCTTCTTCCCTCAATGAGACATTTGGCATATCGAAGGCAAAAATTGGCCTGATTCTGACAATAGTGGTCATTTTGACAGTACTTGGAGGGATCCGTTCAATCTCTAAGTTTGCACTGTATCTGGTGCCCTGCATGGCGATTTTTTATATTGCGGGTTCCGGGGCAGTGATCATTTCCCATTGGGAACAGCTTCCGGGAGGGCTCATGGAAATTATACGTTCGGCCTTTTCCACAGAAGCGGCAGTGGGCGGCGCAGGCGGTACGGCAGTGATCACGATGCAGAGCGCCATACGGTGGGGCGTATCGCGGGGCGTGTTTTCCAATGAGGCAGGTCTTGGCGCCGGAGGGATCACCGCGGCAGCCGCGCATACGGACAGTCCGGTGCGACAGGGATATATCAGTATGACGGGAGTGTTTTTTGATACGATCGTCATCTGTACACTGACCGGACTGGCGATTGTCTGTTCGGGAGTGCTTGGAATGACAGATGATAAAGGGGTGATGCTCACAGGAACGGCGTTGACGATCGCCGCCTTTTCCACCGTATTTGGCAGGATGGGTGGATGTTTTGTCAGTGTCGGCATCACATTGTTTGCATTTGCCACAATTATTGCATGGGAATATCAGGGAGAGAGGGCATTTGAGTACCTTGTGAGAAAGAGGAAATACTGCCTTTGCTACCGGTTTATTTATGCGCTGATTACCTTTGCAGGCGCGGTCTGCACGCTTGAGGCAGTGTGGGATTTTTCGGATATTATGAATGCGCTGATGGCGGTTCCCAATCTGACAGGCGTTCTCTTATTGGCTGGTGTTGTGTGCGCAGATATGCGCTCCTATGAGGACAAAATAAGGAAAAATCAACAAAATTAG
- a CDS encoding methyl-accepting chemotaxis protein: METGATKRTGKLKGFRSLTVMLIMIIFIMITIPAVCLGGLGIYFLNQSMETSTKQYEEAMTEGYHMEIKSQVQAALAAVQRYYDMCQNGELTEEEAKELAKEAVRSMRYRDDGSGYLWIDGVDYILVMHPILTEQEGDNRYDMTDQNGVKVTQNVVSAAKAGGGYNSFYFTKSDGVTVAPKVAYSELFEPWGWAIATGNYVDDMEAQIVVAQEEIQSHFDQMVKVYGLTAVVILVVALVVAALGGIRITGGIKKVEVNLRQAATGDMRFQVDGKLLRRADEIGAMARSLEDVRAALTGMLGNVVHTGDELNRSSERFSEKFEYISDSIRNANKAIEELAEGATNQAGDTQTVNEKIVELGNVIEIERGGVYKLEESVGAMMKYSTEALQRIKELDKITDVTIDAIGIVSEQTGKNNESAVSINKAVEIIKGLAAQTNLLSLNASIEAARAGEAGRGFAVVAEEIRSLSEESSSSAQEIETIVKELTNNVAISVNKMQQVTSNVKEQRRQLDETGTAFNNLYGEISSVETVSKEIGEQTEKLDSLKQIVTDSANSLASVVEENAASTEETSASMSLLSQTIKECTNDTMQLVTLSQRQHEETEKFKL; the protein is encoded by the coding sequence GTGGAAACAGGGGCAACGAAAAGAACAGGGAAATTGAAGGGGTTTCGCAGTCTGACGGTCATGCTGATCATGATTATTTTTATTATGATCACCATTCCGGCGGTATGTTTGGGAGGGCTGGGAATTTATTTTCTGAACCAGTCGATGGAGACCTCTACAAAACAGTATGAAGAAGCGATGACAGAAGGCTATCATATGGAGATCAAATCTCAGGTACAGGCAGCGCTGGCGGCGGTACAGAGATATTATGATATGTGCCAGAACGGGGAACTGACGGAGGAAGAGGCGAAGGAACTCGCCAAAGAAGCCGTCCGCAGTATGCGTTACCGGGATGATGGCTCGGGCTATCTGTGGATTGACGGGGTGGATTATATTCTTGTAATGCATCCGATCCTGACAGAGCAGGAAGGCGACAACCGTTATGACATGACAGACCAGAATGGGGTCAAAGTCACGCAGAATGTTGTATCTGCTGCAAAGGCAGGCGGCGGATACAATTCTTTTTATTTTACAAAATCAGACGGTGTGACAGTGGCGCCGAAAGTGGCATATTCCGAGCTGTTTGAGCCGTGGGGATGGGCGATCGCCACCGGGAACTATGTGGATGATATGGAAGCGCAGATCGTCGTCGCGCAGGAAGAAATCCAGAGCCATTTCGATCAGATGGTTAAGGTCTATGGACTGACAGCCGTTGTAATTCTGGTGGTTGCGCTGGTAGTTGCTGCGCTGGGCGGCATCCGGATCACAGGCGGCATTAAGAAAGTGGAGGTCAATCTGCGGCAGGCGGCGACCGGAGACATGCGTTTTCAGGTTGACGGCAAACTGCTTAGGCGCGCCGATGAAATCGGAGCGATGGCCCGTTCGCTGGAGGATGTCAGAGCGGCGCTTACCGGTATGCTGGGCAATGTTGTTCATACCGGAGATGAGTTGAACCGGAGCAGTGAGCGGTTCAGTGAAAAATTTGAATATATTTCCGACAGTATCAGGAATGCCAATAAGGCGATTGAAGAACTGGCAGAGGGCGCTACCAATCAGGCCGGGGATACACAGACAGTGAACGAAAAAATCGTCGAGCTCGGCAATGTAATTGAGATAGAGCGTGGCGGTGTGTATAAACTGGAAGAGTCCGTGGGCGCCATGATGAAATATTCGACGGAGGCACTCCAACGGATCAAAGAACTGGATAAAATTACGGATGTCACGATTGACGCGATCGGCATTGTATCGGAACAGACAGGTAAAAATAATGAGTCTGCGGTAAGTATCAACAAAGCGGTGGAGATTATCAAAGGATTGGCGGCTCAGACAAATCTGTTATCGCTGAATGCCAGCATAGAGGCAGCCAGAGCCGGAGAAGCAGGCAGAGGCTTTGCCGTGGTAGCGGAAGAGATCAGAAGTCTTTCGGAAGAATCTTCCAGCAGTGCGCAGGAGATCGAGACGATTGTGAAGGAATTGACGAACAATGTGGCAATTTCAGTCAATAAAATGCAGCAGGTAACTTCCAATGTGAAGGAACAACGCCGACAGCTTGATGAAACGGGAACAGCGTTCAACAATCTGTACGGTGAGATCAGTTCCGTGGAGACGGTTTCCAAAGAGATTGGTGAGCAGACAGAGAAACTGGACTCTCTGAAGCAGATCGTGACGGACTCGGCCAACAGTCTGGCCAGTGTCGTGGAAGAGAACGCAGCTTCCACGGAAGAGACAAGTGCGAGCATGTCGCTGCTGTCGCAGACGATCAAGGAATGTACAAACGATACGATGCAGCTCGTGACATTGAGCCAGCGTCAGCATGAAGAGACGGAGAAATTCAAATTATAA
- a CDS encoding DUF3048 domain-containing protein, producing the protein MDIMKLQKLARMISLLTVTATVTALVPAGKVQAEEIRSVYTNEVISQEQALTRPIAVMMPTDKVAQPSYGISHAKILYEIMEEGDISRQMAVIDDWQGLSKIGNIRSCRAYYIPQATEWDPILIHFGGVVYMKDRISLPDINNISGTYEYGVGGAAPGAGAFFRTSDRKAPHNAYISGNGIVKAAGQQGYSLTIRPEFYNAKHFTFAEGVNTLEQYGEAAATANNIDLSQIFPYTKSAFAYDPSTGLYNKTIHGKAHVDGANGQQLAFANVIIQNTKWDKLDKKGYLSFQNLDNTEDGYYFTKGKVIHVTWAKVAEYSPTVYFDDNGNEIQLNEGKTYIAIAQKDRKVNFS; encoded by the coding sequence ATGGATATTATGAAGCTCCAGAAACTGGCAAGAATGATTTCTCTGCTGACCGTAACGGCGACTGTGACAGCGCTGGTGCCGGCAGGAAAAGTACAGGCAGAAGAGATTCGAAGCGTATATACGAATGAGGTGATCTCGCAGGAACAGGCATTGACCCGCCCGATCGCTGTGATGATGCCGACCGACAAGGTAGCACAGCCCTCTTATGGTATCAGCCATGCAAAAATTTTATACGAGATTATGGAGGAAGGAGACATCTCCCGCCAGATGGCAGTCATTGATGACTGGCAGGGGCTTTCCAAGATCGGTAATATCAGAAGCTGTCGTGCTTACTATATCCCGCAGGCTACGGAGTGGGACCCGATTCTCATCCATTTCGGCGGTGTTGTCTATATGAAGGACCGTATCTCGTTGCCGGACATCAACAATATTTCCGGTACTTATGAGTATGGTGTGGGCGGTGCAGCGCCTGGCGCAGGTGCATTTTTCCGGACGTCTGACCGGAAAGCGCCTCATAATGCCTATATCAGCGGAAACGGTATTGTCAAAGCAGCTGGCCAGCAGGGATATTCACTGACGATCCGTCCTGAGTTTTATAATGCGAAGCATTTTACATTTGCGGAAGGCGTGAATACACTGGAGCAGTACGGTGAGGCGGCAGCTACAGCCAACAACATCGACCTCTCACAGATATTCCCGTATACGAAGAGCGCGTTTGCCTATGATCCTTCCACAGGATTGTATAATAAGACGATCCATGGAAAAGCACATGTGGATGGCGCAAATGGACAACAACTGGCATTTGCCAATGTGATCATTCAGAATACGAAGTGGGACAAGCTCGACAAGAAAGGGTATCTCAGCTTCCAGAATCTGGACAACACGGAGGATGGTTATTATTTCACAAAAGGAAAAGTGATCCATGTTACATGGGCAAAAGTAGCGGAATATTCGCCGACTGTATACTTTGATGACAATGGCAATGAGATTCAGTTAAATGAAGGAAAGACTTACATTGCGATTGCGCAGAAAGACAGAAAAGTAAACTTTTCATAA
- a CDS encoding VWA-like domain-containing protein has product MKAKSEKETKIELLAARIMKLARDSIIMHLRFLDTAMAELTAQPGKVQGCMACDGRHLYYDPVFVLQKYQEEPNSITHMYLHVLLHCIFYHGFQYDKLEQEYWDMAADLAVENTILEIGFPDIALRQDEEARRKLHWMKIDAGGLTAEKIYRYFLLNGMGPLERQELTALFYKDAHSYWRGQEELTVTMEQWKKISERVKTDLKTFSQDKNRSESLEKNLAEATREKYDYGELLRRFTVMGEDVRINEDEFDYVYYTYGLSVYGNLPLVEPLEYKEEHKIKEFVIALDTSASCRGPVVRGFLRKTYSILKGTENFFHKINVHIVQCDNEIQSDTKITCDEDFDLFMREGKLHGFGATDFRPVFSYIDELRRKDEFENLRGLIYFTDGYGIYPEKMPDYDVIFAFLDEDDNRQDPPPWAIAVTLYDDMFEEEKENEH; this is encoded by the coding sequence ATGAAGGCGAAAAGCGAGAAGGAAACGAAGATAGAATTGCTGGCGGCGCGGATCATGAAGCTGGCCCGTGACAGTATCATCATGCACCTGCGCTTTCTGGATACGGCAATGGCAGAACTGACTGCGCAGCCGGGAAAGGTACAGGGGTGTATGGCCTGTGACGGCAGACATCTGTATTATGATCCTGTGTTTGTATTGCAGAAGTATCAGGAAGAGCCAAACAGCATTACTCACATGTATCTGCATGTACTGCTACACTGTATTTTTTATCATGGATTTCAGTATGATAAATTAGAGCAGGAGTATTGGGATATGGCCGCAGATCTGGCAGTGGAGAATACGATACTGGAGATCGGCTTTCCGGATATTGCCCTGAGGCAGGACGAAGAAGCCCGGCGCAAGCTGCACTGGATGAAGATCGATGCCGGAGGACTGACGGCAGAAAAAATTTATCGTTATTTCCTGTTAAATGGGATGGGGCCGTTAGAACGTCAGGAGCTGACGGCATTGTTTTATAAAGACGCTCATAGTTACTGGCGGGGGCAGGAAGAACTGACGGTGACAATGGAGCAGTGGAAAAAGATCAGCGAGCGTGTCAAGACGGATCTGAAGACATTTTCTCAGGATAAAAACCGTTCCGAAAGTCTGGAGAAAAACCTGGCGGAGGCAACGAGGGAAAAGTACGATTATGGGGAACTGCTGCGCAGATTTACGGTAATGGGCGAGGATGTCCGTATCAACGAGGACGAGTTTGACTATGTCTATTACACGTATGGGTTATCTGTCTATGGCAATCTGCCGTTGGTGGAACCTTTGGAATATAAGGAAGAGCATAAAATAAAGGAATTTGTCATTGCCCTGGACACTTCCGCGTCCTGCCGGGGACCGGTAGTCAGAGGGTTTCTGCGAAAAACATATTCGATCCTGAAAGGAACGGAAAATTTTTTTCATAAAATCAATGTACACATCGTCCAGTGTGACAATGAGATCCAGAGTGACACAAAGATCACCTGTGACGAAGACTTTGATTTGTTTATGAGAGAGGGAAAGCTGCATGGATTCGGAGCTACGGATTTCCGGCCTGTGTTTTCGTACATCGATGAGCTGCGGCGGAAGGACGAGTTTGAGAATCTCAGGGGACTGATTTATTTTACGGACGGGTATGGGATATATCCGGAGAAAATGCCGGATTATGATGTGATCTTCGCCTTTCTTGACGAAGATGACAATCGCCAGGACCCGCCGCCATGGGCGATCGCTGTGACATTATATGACGATATGTTTGAGGAGGAGAAAGAGAATGAACATTAA